The proteins below are encoded in one region of Candidatus Omnitrophota bacterium:
- a CDS encoding glycosyltransferase, with product MNVLFILPQIPYPPHSGGRIVTWNTLKRFARECSVSAVCLYHHPSELSALERVKEFCAEAAAFPAYGKWSLPPLAKTLVSAWPYKAHRFFNPDMAGYIQRLQRRRRFDVIHAQNFYTAAYVSGEEECLKIHYKENIEGLLLLQLARYSANPLMKTCAYMEGWRTKRYERLACRKFERILSISPLDCEELKRLDPSLPVFHQRPGVDLEDYPYLDEPEGPPELIFTGTMSYYPNAFGALDFLRFAWPAVRRRIPGVRCSIVGASPPESLKRFDGVDGVRVTGRVERVGDYLRRALIYIVPLQIGGGIRLKILEAMASGRAVVSTPAGCEGLDAKDGEHLFVAESWERFAEAISEAVEDRCKRARLRENARALMEAVYDWDKVIIRQMEEYRLLCSARWAAEASSSPRGS from the coding sequence GTGAATGTTCTCTTCATCCTTCCCCAAATCCCTTATCCGCCCCATAGCGGCGGGCGCATCGTAACGTGGAATACGCTGAAGCGGTTCGCCCGGGAATGTTCCGTCAGCGCGGTTTGCCTCTATCATCACCCCTCCGAACTATCGGCGTTGGAGCGCGTGAAGGAATTTTGCGCCGAAGCGGCGGCCTTTCCCGCCTATGGCAAATGGTCCCTTCCTCCGTTGGCGAAAACGCTGGTCTCCGCCTGGCCTTATAAGGCGCATCGTTTTTTCAATCCGGATATGGCCGGTTATATTCAACGCCTGCAACGCCGCCGCCGCTTCGACGTCATTCACGCGCAGAATTTCTATACCGCCGCTTATGTCAGCGGGGAGGAAGAGTGCCTCAAAATTCATTATAAGGAAAATATCGAAGGCCTTTTGCTGCTGCAGCTCGCCCGCTACTCGGCGAATCCATTGATGAAGACATGCGCCTATATGGAGGGATGGCGAACGAAGCGCTACGAACGCCTCGCCTGCCGCAAGTTCGAACGCATTCTCTCCATATCGCCGTTGGATTGCGAAGAATTGAAGCGGTTGGATCCGTCATTGCCCGTATTCCATCAGCGTCCCGGCGTGGATTTGGAGGATTATCCTTACCTGGACGAACCGGAAGGACCGCCGGAATTGATTTTTACCGGAACCATGTCCTATTACCCTAACGCTTTCGGCGCGCTGGATTTTTTGCGTTTCGCCTGGCCCGCGGTCCGACGGCGAATCCCCGGCGTCCGGTGTTCAATCGTCGGCGCGAGTCCGCCGGAATCCCTCAAGCGCTTCGATGGAGTAGACGGCGTCCGGGTGACGGGCCGGGTGGAGAGAGTCGGCGATTATCTGCGGCGGGCGTTGATTTATATCGTCCCGCTGCAAATCGGCGGAGGCATTCGCCTCAAGATTCTCGAAGCGATGGCCTCCGGCCGCGCCGTAGTCAGCACGCCGGCCGGCTGCGAAGGATTGGACGCGAAAGACGGCGAGCATCTTTTCGTTGCGGAATCGTGGGAACGATTCGCCGAGGCTATTTCGGAAGCCGTTGAAGATCGCTGCAAAAGGGCGCGCCTGCGCGAAAACGCCCGCGCCTTGATGGAAGCGGTTTACGATTGGGATAAGGTCATCATCCGCCAGATGGAGGAGTACCGCCTCCTATGTTCTGCTCGATGGGCGGCGGAAGCGTCCTCGTCGCCGAGGGGATCGTAA
- a CDS encoding Gfo/Idh/MocA family oxidoreductase, giving the protein MTARIGVISCAHMHAYSYAACLQQLSGRAQLAGFYDDNADRGRSAAEKYGVPFFDACRNLFDSGVEGVIVCSENAKHEEHVLLAAEAGMHVLCEKPISTSLSGARRMIDACQSHNVQLMIAFPCRYNAPIARMRQLIAGGVLGKILAMKGTNHGSMPGGWFVDRKLAGGGAVMDHAVHVVDVWRWILGREAVSVYAEAGRLFYPDIDIDDAGLLSLEFEGGVFATLDTSWSRPKSSYPTWGDVTMEIVCEKGSMTLDAFNQKIEVYNNDAVRARWDCWTDNIDLGLVNAFAKTIQEKGNSSITGYDGLKAMEAALGAYRSIECGEPVALPLEA; this is encoded by the coding sequence ATGACGGCGCGAATCGGCGTTATATCTTGCGCACATATGCATGCGTATAGTTACGCCGCTTGCTTGCAACAACTATCGGGACGGGCGCAACTAGCCGGTTTTTATGATGATAATGCGGACAGGGGACGCAGCGCCGCCGAAAAGTACGGCGTTCCTTTTTTCGATGCCTGCCGGAATTTGTTCGACAGCGGCGTGGAAGGCGTCATCGTCTGTTCCGAAAACGCCAAGCATGAAGAACACGTTCTTTTGGCGGCGGAAGCGGGAATGCACGTTTTATGCGAGAAGCCCATCTCCACTTCGCTTTCCGGCGCCCGGAGGATGATTGACGCCTGCCAGTCGCATAACGTTCAACTCATGATCGCCTTTCCCTGCCGATATAACGCGCCCATCGCGCGCATGCGCCAATTGATCGCGGGAGGCGTTTTGGGCAAGATTCTCGCCATGAAGGGAACCAATCACGGCTCCATGCCTGGCGGGTGGTTCGTCGACCGCAAACTGGCGGGGGGCGGGGCGGTGATGGATCACGCCGTTCACGTGGTCGACGTTTGGCGCTGGATTCTGGGGCGGGAAGCCGTTTCCGTCTACGCCGAAGCGGGACGATTGTTTTATCCCGATATCGATATCGACGACGCCGGACTATTATCATTGGAGTTCGAAGGCGGCGTTTTCGCTACGCTCGATACGTCCTGGTCGCGCCCCAAATCTTCTTATCCGACTTGGGGAGATGTAACGATGGAAATCGTTTGCGAAAAAGGATCTATGACGCTGGACGCCTTCAATCAGAAGATTGAGGTCTATAATAACGACGCCGTCCGGGCGCGATGGGATTGCTGGACGGATAATATCGATTTAGGTTTGGTAAACGCTTTCGCGAAAACGATTCAGGAAAAGGGAAATTCTTCCATTACAGGTTACGATGGATTGAAAGCGATGGAGGCCGCCTTGGGCGCCTATCGCTCGATCGAATGCGGCGAGCCGGTCGCATTGCCTTTAGAAGCGTAG
- a CDS encoding flagellar export protein FliJ, translating to MRNFRFRLDPMIRLKEYQIQKKEEEIAALEDQIQQLLREIDEGRQAVQDMRRRLLEETEDKDLIQVERSLDMFRAYMNRVEQEKRARIAYFRQQQDEKRKELVTLYQEEKILDRLKEKRRLEWETEMRKEEGAMLDEIGTQKYVRRAREHGGVILYLLVPLALAGAAAAIGFYTGAVDKSLLAKIPFLGFGVKGATEAVSPVSATEESRYLTTEELLGNIKDPMPKALENLVRERERLTLWQKALEEKEKDLNIRSSILDDREAMVSGQIKQASQLVTAFQDYLAKIDEREKSALSEREQTMAKSLAAGSEKTIAQMAVSLFQAANTTTPEDKEQDQLILIRILTKMTPSSRDKLLSAIHKADPQTGAEILKKFINTDINALYGITPPTPSAIVSPITIPSATRTLPPPIEQNIGGGTPPSGG from the coding sequence ATGAGAAATTTCCGTTTCCGCCTGGACCCGATGATCCGGTTGAAAGAATATCAAATCCAAAAAAAAGAAGAAGAAATCGCCGCTCTCGAAGATCAGATTCAACAACTCCTGCGCGAAATCGACGAGGGGCGGCAAGCGGTTCAAGATATGCGGCGGCGGCTGCTGGAAGAGACAGAAGACAAGGACCTCATCCAAGTGGAACGGTCGCTGGATATGTTCCGCGCCTATATGAATCGCGTCGAACAAGAGAAGCGGGCGCGCATCGCTTATTTTCGCCAACAACAGGATGAAAAAAGAAAAGAATTGGTTACACTCTATCAAGAAGAGAAAATTCTCGATCGCCTGAAAGAAAAGCGCCGTTTGGAATGGGAAACGGAAATGCGCAAAGAGGAGGGGGCTATGTTGGATGAAATCGGAACCCAAAAATACGTTCGCCGCGCGCGCGAGCATGGCGGCGTCATACTTTACTTGCTCGTCCCGCTGGCGCTGGCGGGAGCCGCCGCCGCGATCGGCTTTTACACGGGCGCCGTCGATAAGAGTTTGCTGGCCAAAATCCCCTTTCTCGGCTTCGGCGTAAAAGGCGCCACGGAAGCGGTCTCTCCCGTCTCGGCGACGGAAGAAAGCCGCTATCTCACCACGGAAGAACTCTTGGGAAATATTAAGGATCCCATGCCCAAGGCGTTGGAAAATCTGGTTCGGGAAAGAGAACGCCTTACGCTATGGCAAAAAGCGCTGGAAGAAAAAGAAAAGGATTTGAACATTCGCAGTTCCATTCTCGACGATCGCGAAGCGATGGTGAGCGGCCAAATCAAGCAAGCCTCGCAACTCGTTACCGCCTTCCAGGATTATTTAGCCAAGATCGACGAACGGGAAAAAAGCGCCCTTAGCGAGCGGGAGCAAACCATGGCGAAATCGCTGGCGGCGGGAAGCGAAAAAACCATCGCGCAAATGGCGGTTTCCCTCTTTCAGGCCGCTAATACAACGACTCCGGAAGATAAGGAGCAGGATCAATTGATTCTGATCCGCATCTTAACCAAAATGACGCCCTCTTCGCGGGATAAATTGCTTTCCGCCATTCACAAAGCCGATCCCCAAACGGGCGCGGAAATCCTGAAGAAGTTCATCAATACGGATATCAACGCATTATACGGCATTACGCCGCCTACTCCTTCCGCGATCGTCTCCCCCATTACGATCCCCTCGGCGACGAGGACGCTTCCGCCGCCCATCGAGCAGAACATAGGAGGCGGTACTCCTCCATCTGGCGGATGA
- a CDS encoding response regulator, giving the protein MAEKRRLLIVDDNPQYRTAVVRNLTLAGYHVIEAEDSVEGMDKIRSESPQVVITDLDMRTHDEGLHFIREAKRSHPQTPIIMISAVGSFDEGALARQYGAMFVLSKSRIDEEINTLYQRLDAIYDHFEKMRSLRDRMEEALQKEGEVRESLRSELGRMMENQDLDAGLKSEAYEMLDRLDSLENRSAGLMKELDADAVLASIKDELPEASALDGETRTMLSIAENLYDSPSAHTLSVARNISFSYSFAVENEVKLRLGRKVNRLLASENIRQLAHQIYDSKLGNLDIFFNQYLIRTAQQQNLELNSDITRQVLERIIQHESKYKPDGLKALGVILFCWGRNHDFANRKGKISIRNPLGVKGLTDEKTTALASHLILLQHLRNPFIHPEFNEREKTESVRKTTFACLALISKVV; this is encoded by the coding sequence ATGGCGGAAAAAAGACGCCTATTGATCGTTGACGACAATCCTCAGTATCGCACCGCCGTTGTGCGCAACTTGACGTTGGCGGGATATCATGTCATCGAGGCGGAGGATTCCGTCGAGGGAATGGATAAGATTCGATCCGAATCTCCTCAAGTCGTCATCACCGATCTGGACATGCGGACGCACGACGAGGGGCTGCATTTTATCCGCGAAGCGAAGCGCAGCCATCCCCAAACGCCCATTATTATGATCTCGGCGGTCGGCTCCTTCGACGAAGGGGCGCTGGCGCGGCAGTATGGGGCTATGTTCGTTCTCAGCAAATCGCGCATCGACGAGGAGATCAATACGCTCTACCAGCGGCTGGACGCCATCTACGATCATTTCGAAAAAATGCGTTCGCTGCGCGACCGGATGGAGGAAGCGCTGCAAAAAGAGGGCGAGGTTCGCGAATCCCTCCGATCCGAACTCGGACGCATGATGGAGAATCAAGACCTCGACGCCGGATTGAAGAGCGAAGCCTATGAAATGCTGGACCGGTTGGACAGTCTGGAAAACCGCTCCGCCGGTTTGATGAAGGAACTGGACGCAGACGCCGTTCTCGCTTCCATCAAAGACGAATTGCCGGAAGCGTCCGCTCTCGATGGGGAAACGAGGACGATGCTTTCCATCGCGGAAAACCTATACGATTCCCCTTCCGCCCATACGCTCTCCGTAGCTCGCAATATCAGTTTTTCCTATTCCTTCGCCGTGGAAAACGAAGTGAAGCTGCGCCTTGGGCGCAAGGTGAACCGCCTGCTTGCCAGCGAAAATATCCGCCAACTCGCCCATCAGATTTACGATTCCAAATTGGGGAATTTGGATATTTTTTTCAATCAATATTTGATTCGCACTGCGCAGCAGCAGAATCTGGAACTGAATTCCGACATTACCCGCCAAGTGCTCGAACGCATCATTCAACACGAATCCAAATACAAGCCCGACGGATTGAAGGCTCTCGGCGTGATTCTTTTCTGCTGGGGGCGGAATCACGATTTCGCTAATCGCAAAGGCAAAATCTCCATCCGCAATCCTCTGGGCGTGAAGGGATTGACGGACGAAAAGACGACCGCACTCGCCAGCCATTTGATCCTGTTGCAGCATCTGCGCAATCCGTTCATCCATCCCGAATTCAACGAGCGGGAAAAAACCGAATCCGTGCGCAAAACGACTTTCGCATGTCTCGCTCTTATCAGCAAGGTGGTGTAG